A genomic stretch from Nitrospirota bacterium includes:
- the yacG gene encoding DNA gyrase inhibitor YacG, which translates to MALRCPTCKKEIVWEGNVSRPFCSDHCRNVDLGRWLHEEYAVRHDQDADAESGSRLPANDPRKS; encoded by the coding sequence ATGGCACTCCGGTGTCCGACCTGCAAAAAGGAGATCGTTTGGGAGGGGAACGTCAGCCGACCCTTCTGCTCCGACCACTGCCGGAACGTGGATCTCGGACGATGGCTCCATGAAGAGTACGCCGTTCGGCATGATCAAGATGCGGATGCCGAATCGGGATCGCGCCTCCCGGCCAACGATCCCCGAAAGTCCTGA